A genomic region of Candidatus Edwardsbacteria bacterium RifOxyA12_full_54_48 contains the following coding sequences:
- a CDS encoding undecaprenyl-phosphate glucose phosphotransferase: MNRRWQLTYSGMIMTADVLVIALAFILSFWVRFDSHLFPIPLGRPPFRPYFVGSLVVAFLWVSIFWLLGLYENRSRFAPDEEIYRVAKGTFVGIVAIMAFSFFYREVVWSRLVLAMATVLSFFLLSAQRIMAVSIFRRIVAKHGVGLKRTAIIGSGDIALKIIEQLKFNPEYGYGIECLISANGADEPVLGETAVKQLEVKKYSEISRLIDEYRLDALFIVLPHDMQSDLNEIVNSAEHRPVEVKFVPDLMDMIGRDTSISQLGNIPVIGLREIPLTEWDLINKRIFDLAAATLGLVVLSPLYLLLAGLIKLTSPGPVFYAQERVGYDGETFNMLKFRSMRMGAEDRTGPVWAKPNDDRRTSLGAFLRKYSLDELPQIFNVIMGDMSLVGPRPERPFFVEKFKDQIPRYASRHKMKSGVTGWAQVNGWRGDTSIVERTKCDIFYIENWSLFLDVKILIRTVLQVIFPRNAY, translated from the coding sequence ATGAACCGCAGATGGCAGCTGACATATTCCGGGATGATCATGACCGCCGATGTATTGGTCATCGCACTGGCATTCATCCTTTCATTCTGGGTGCGGTTCGATTCCCATCTGTTTCCCATTCCTCTGGGCCGTCCGCCTTTCAGGCCGTATTTTGTCGGGTCCCTGGTGGTGGCCTTTTTATGGGTCAGCATCTTCTGGTTGCTGGGGCTGTATGAGAACCGCAGCCGGTTCGCTCCCGACGAGGAGATCTACCGGGTGGCCAAGGGCACTTTTGTGGGGATCGTGGCCATCATGGCCTTTTCCTTTTTCTACCGGGAGGTGGTCTGGTCCCGGCTGGTGCTGGCCATGGCGACGGTGTTGTCCTTCTTCCTGCTTTCGGCCCAGCGGATCATGGCGGTAAGCATTTTCAGACGGATCGTGGCCAAACATGGCGTCGGACTGAAAAGGACCGCCATCATCGGCAGCGGGGACATCGCCCTTAAGATCATCGAACAGCTGAAATTCAATCCCGAGTATGGCTACGGGATTGAATGCCTGATCTCGGCCAACGGAGCCGACGAACCGGTCTTGGGCGAGACAGCGGTCAAGCAACTGGAGGTAAAAAAATACAGCGAGATATCCCGGCTGATAGACGAATACCGGCTGGATGCCCTGTTCATAGTCCTGCCGCATGATATGCAGTCCGACCTCAACGAGATAGTCAACTCCGCGGAACACCGGCCGGTGGAGGTGAAATTCGTGCCCGACCTGATGGATATGATCGGCCGGGACACCAGCATCTCCCAGCTGGGCAATATACCGGTGATCGGCCTGCGGGAGATCCCGCTGACGGAATGGGACCTGATCAATAAAAGGATCTTCGATCTGGCCGCCGCCACCCTGGGACTGGTGGTCCTTTCGCCGCTGTACCTGCTGCTGGCCGGGCTGATCAAACTTACCTCCCCCGGGCCGGTATTCTACGCCCAGGAGCGGGTGGGGTATGACGGAGAGACTTTTAACATGCTGAAATTCCGCTCGATGCGGATGGGGGCCGAGGACAGGACCGGGCCGGTGTGGGCCAAGCCCAACGACGACCGCCGGACCTCGCTGGGCGCCTTTCTGCGCAAATACAGCCTGGACGAGCTGCCCCAGATTTTCAATGTCATCATGGGGGATATGAGCCTGGTGGGGCCCCGTCCGGAACGGCCGTTCTTCGTGGAGAAATTCAAGGACCAGATCCCGCGCTATGCCTCCCGGCACAAGATGAAATCCGGCGTCACCGGCTGGGCCCAGGTCAACGGCTGGAGGGGGGACACCTCGATCGTGGAACGCACCAAGTGCGACATCTTCTACATCGAGAACTGGTCGCTGTTCCTGGACGTCAAGATACTGATCCGGACCGTGCTTCAGGTGATATTCCCCCGGAATGCTTATTGA
- a CDS encoding UDP-N-acetyl-D-glucosamine dehydrogenase: MELKQKIQTRQARVAVIGLGYVGLPLAVEFARAGFEVIGIDLDPRKVANINKGKNYIIDVDDKQLKEVISQGKLKATTDYGLLKKCDAVHICVPTPFTATKDPDISYIVNSTQGIAKHLHKGMLVILKSTTYPETTTKVVKPILEKTGLKAGKDFYLAFSPERIDPGNQKFTTATTPTVVGGYTPACGQLAKLMYGQIIEKIVMVSSPSTAEMTKLLENIFRSVNIALVNELACLCERMDRVDMWEVVDAAATKPYGFMPFYPGPGLGGHCIPIDPYYLAWKAKEYDFHTDFIELAAETNENMPYHVVNKVIAALSDKGMAASKSKVLVLGVAFKRDIDDVRSSPAIKVIELLAPKVKTLIYNDPFVPELETGWKKMRSTKLTQQLIKSVDCILITTDHTVYDYNMIVKNAKLVVDTRNATKKIKSGKVVKIGRK; the protein is encoded by the coding sequence ATGGAACTTAAGCAAAAAATCCAGACCCGCCAGGCCAGGGTGGCAGTGATAGGATTGGGTTACGTAGGGTTGCCTCTGGCGGTGGAATTTGCCAGGGCGGGCTTTGAGGTGATCGGCATTGATCTGGACCCCAGGAAGGTTGCCAACATCAATAAGGGAAAGAATTACATAATCGACGTCGATGACAAACAACTTAAGGAGGTGATCTCCCAAGGCAAGCTTAAGGCCACCACCGATTACGGCCTCCTTAAAAAATGCGATGCCGTCCACATCTGCGTTCCCACGCCGTTCACCGCCACCAAGGATCCCGATATCAGCTACATAGTCAACTCGACCCAGGGCATTGCCAAACACCTTCACAAGGGAATGCTGGTCATCCTGAAAAGCACCACCTATCCGGAGACCACCACCAAGGTGGTAAAACCGATACTGGAGAAGACCGGCCTTAAAGCCGGCAAGGATTTTTACCTGGCCTTCTCCCCGGAGCGGATAGATCCCGGCAACCAGAAATTCACCACCGCCACCACCCCCACCGTGGTCGGCGGCTACACCCCGGCCTGCGGCCAGTTGGCCAAATTGATGTACGGACAGATCATCGAGAAGATAGTGATGGTCTCCTCGCCGTCCACCGCCGAAATGACCAAGCTGCTGGAGAACATCTTTCGCAGCGTCAACATCGCCCTGGTCAACGAGCTGGCCTGTTTGTGCGAAAGGATGGACCGGGTTGACATGTGGGAGGTGGTGGATGCCGCCGCCACCAAACCCTACGGATTCATGCCCTTCTATCCCGGGCCGGGGCTGGGGGGGCACTGCATTCCCATCGATCCCTACTACCTGGCCTGGAAAGCCAAGGAGTACGATTTTCACACCGATTTCATCGAACTGGCGGCCGAGACCAATGAGAACATGCCGTACCACGTGGTCAACAAGGTGATCGCCGCCTTAAGCGACAAGGGAATGGCCGCCTCAAAATCAAAAGTACTGGTACTGGGAGTAGCTTTTAAAAGGGACATCGATGATGTCCGCAGCTCCCCGGCCATCAAGGTGATCGAACTGCTGGCCCCCAAGGTGAAAACCCTGATCTACAACGATCCCTTCGTGCCGGAGCTGGAGACGGGATGGAAAAAGATGCGATCCACCAAGCTGACCCAACAGCTGATCAAGTCGGTTGATTGTATCCTGATAACCACCGATCATACCGTCTATGATTATAATATGATAGTCAAGAATGCCAAGCTGGTGGTGGACACCCGGAATGCCACCAAGAAGATAAAAAGCGGCAAGGTGGTCAAGATCGGCCGCAAATAA
- a CDS encoding dTDP-glucose 4,6-dehydratase: MAKTILITGGAGFIGSNFVRLMLGKYPDHNIINLDKLTYAGNLENLKDIRSHKNYRFVQGDICDAGLVEGLMPGVEWVVNFAAETHVDRSVDDPFVFTQTNVIGTHILLEYARRHRVKGFIQIGTDEVYGSVETGSSVETDILDPRSPYSSSKAAGDLLALSYHTTFGMDVRVTRCTNNYGPYQFPEKLIPFFVTNALEDKELPVYGDGKNVRDWLYVEDHCQAIDFILHHGQAGNIYNIGGGQEMENIQITDIILKELNKPASLKKYVKDRPGHDRRYSLDISKIKKLGWKPRHTFDAAIKETIKWYRENEAWWRNIKEGKREFKDFKDRWYKER, translated from the coding sequence ATGGCCAAAACAATTTTAATTACCGGCGGGGCGGGGTTCATCGGCAGCAATTTCGTCCGTTTGATGCTCGGCAAATACCCCGATCATAATATCATCAACCTGGACAAGCTGACCTATGCCGGAAACCTGGAGAACCTCAAGGATATCCGATCCCACAAGAATTACCGGTTCGTCCAGGGCGATATCTGCGATGCCGGACTGGTCGAGGGTCTGATGCCGGGGGTGGAATGGGTGGTCAATTTTGCCGCCGAGACCCACGTGGACCGCTCGGTGGACGATCCCTTCGTCTTCACCCAGACCAACGTCATCGGCACCCACATCCTGCTGGAATATGCCCGCCGCCACCGGGTGAAGGGGTTCATCCAGATAGGGACCGACGAGGTCTACGGCAGCGTGGAGACGGGTTCTTCGGTCGAGACAGATATTCTTGATCCCCGCAGCCCCTACTCATCGTCCAAGGCGGCCGGGGATCTGCTGGCCCTTTCCTATCACACCACCTTCGGGATGGATGTCCGGGTCACCCGCTGCACCAACAATTACGGACCTTATCAATTTCCCGAAAAACTCATTCCGTTCTTCGTCACCAATGCCTTGGAGGACAAGGAGCTTCCGGTATATGGCGACGGCAAGAATGTCCGGGACTGGCTGTATGTGGAGGATCACTGCCAGGCCATAGATTTCATCCTGCACCACGGGCAGGCCGGGAATATCTATAATATCGGGGGCGGGCAGGAGATGGAGAATATCCAGATCACCGATATCATCCTGAAAGAGTTGAACAAGCCGGCCAGCCTCAAAAAATACGTCAAGGACCGGCCGGGACACGATAGGCGATACTCATTGGATATCTCCAAGATAAAGAAGCTGGGCTGGAAGCCCCGGCACACTTTTGATGCGGCCATCAAGGAGACCATCAAATGGTATAGGGAGAACGAAGCGTGGTGGCGCAATATCAAAGAAGGCAAACGGGAGTTCAAGGATTTCAAGGACCGCTGGTACAAGGAGAGATAA
- a CDS encoding dTDP-4-dehydrorhamnose 3,5-epimerase, translating to MIEGVKTKKLKVIPDERGRLMEILRCDEEVFEKFGQVYLSTTYPGVVKGWHYHKVQTDNIVCVKGMLKLVLFDNREGSATSGEVNEFFIGEHNPLLVQVPRGVYHGWKCVSDEEAMVINCPSEAYNYSQPDEYRLDPHQNDVPYKWDRKDG from the coding sequence ATGATCGAAGGCGTCAAAACAAAAAAACTGAAGGTCATTCCCGATGAGCGCGGCCGGCTGATGGAGATATTACGCTGCGACGAGGAGGTCTTTGAAAAGTTCGGACAGGTCTATCTGAGCACCACCTATCCCGGAGTGGTCAAGGGGTGGCATTATCATAAGGTCCAGACGGACAACATCGTCTGCGTAAAAGGCATGCTGAAGCTGGTGCTGTTCGACAACCGGGAAGGCTCGGCCACCAGCGGCGAGGTCAACGAATTCTTCATCGGCGAGCACAATCCCCTGCTGGTGCAGGTTCCCCGGGGCGTCTACCACGGATGGAAATGCGTCTCCGACGAGGAGGCCATGGTGATCAACTGCCCCTCCGAGGCCTACAATTATTCCCAGCCCGACGAATACCGGCTCGACCCCCACCAGAACGATGTGCCCTATAAATGGGACCGCAAGGACGGGTGA
- a CDS encoding GDP-mannose 4,6-dehydratase — translation MKALITGITGQDGSYLADFLLEKGYQVYGMVRRASTENFERIEHIKDRVQLVQADLLDQLSMINVIKQANPDEVYNLAAQSFVPTSWDQPVLTGEFTALGVTRMLEAIRLVNPKIKFYQASSSEMFGKVRETPQTELTPFYPRSPYGVAKVYGHWITINYRESYNIFACSGILFNHESPRRGKEFVTKKITDAVARIKLGLEKELRLGTLDAKRDWGFAGDYVRAMWLMLQQPQPDDYVIATGRTHSVRDFCQIAFAHVGLDYNDYVKTDQRFVRPAEVDLLLGDSTKAQKALNWEIKVPFEELVKMMVDADIKSYKNRMK, via the coding sequence ATGAAAGCTTTGATTACCGGAATCACCGGGCAGGACGGATCGTACCTGGCCGATTTTCTTTTAGAGAAGGGTTACCAGGTCTACGGTATGGTGCGCCGGGCATCCACCGAAAATTTTGAACGGATCGAGCATATCAAGGACCGGGTTCAACTGGTGCAGGCGGATCTGCTGGATCAGCTTTCGATGATCAACGTGATCAAGCAGGCGAACCCCGACGAGGTCTATAACCTGGCCGCCCAGTCGTTCGTCCCCACCTCCTGGGACCAGCCGGTCCTGACCGGGGAGTTCACCGCCCTGGGGGTGACCCGGATGCTGGAGGCCATCCGGCTGGTGAATCCCAAGATAAAATTCTACCAGGCCTCGAGCTCGGAGATGTTCGGCAAGGTCCGGGAGACGCCGCAGACCGAACTGACCCCGTTCTATCCCCGCAGTCCATACGGCGTGGCCAAGGTCTACGGCCATTGGATCACCATCAACTACCGCGAATCATACAATATCTTTGCCTGTTCCGGCATCCTGTTCAACCACGAATCACCCAGAAGGGGCAAGGAGTTCGTCACCAAGAAGATCACCGATGCCGTGGCCCGGATCAAGCTGGGCCTGGAGAAGGAGCTTCGGCTGGGGACCCTGGACGCCAAACGGGATTGGGGCTTTGCCGGGGACTATGTGCGGGCCATGTGGCTGATGCTGCAGCAGCCGCAGCCCGACGATTATGTGATCGCCACCGGCCGAACCCATTCGGTGCGGGATTTCTGCCAGATCGCTTTCGCGCATGTCGGTCTGGATTACAACGATTACGTCAAGACAGATCAGAGATTTGTCCGCCCGGCGGAGGTGGACCTGCTGTTGGGCGATTCCACCAAGGCCCAGAAGGCCCTGAATTGGGAGATCAAGGTGCCCTTTGAGGAATTGGTGAAAATGATGGTCGATGCCGACATAAAAAGCTATAAAAACCGGATGAAGTGA